The following coding sequences lie in one Oncorhynchus kisutch isolate 150728-3 linkage group LG17, Okis_V2, whole genome shotgun sequence genomic window:
- the LOC109907710 gene encoding zinc finger protein 687b-like isoform X1 → MGDMKTPDFDDLLAAFDIPDIEAIQSAPDEAEGPHGPGGAPLGKPDGGVGVGPSLRPPSPPDPQADTPIVSVIVKNRVRHDTIDGGDGDTHQDTMDGIAGVAVGPRLGACTPGMAESEPLNHNGFGVSGVTPPLTQAHAQSNGEPWSVCKPKTASEGGGCGAGSTKSAKQVGNIFNRLKPLMVQGSGDPVGKARKMQLLQQQHYQQQQHTQQETGQGGGDEDKASLSSSSSVESALLVPAVSVGLSSPFFPPSKPLLLSPSSALSSHPLHSSQPFNGAPKAGPALFSPRDSEEDDSDPDLGPPLLIQEPPDSPSRTPPKLARRFRSPAAISDSTHPMASSAAHPKPGDTPSGTIVTSTPQSGSTKSPPQEDKHPEHVIEERDSPESPEPEIPKSAAPVTAKRCSSPAVASTPPPSDLQEPKEEEEMELGNGIEKAIMDGKADFGKEEGARTGEEKMEMDDGKSKPPTTEGSTSIPGGPAAPARPLKVRIKTIKTSTGGITRTVTRVAPKAGAAGAKGLDPSKAHQGGRKAPANRSRKPDTPSGRMVASQTQKVKSLNTLPVSTLAASSAMLVAATKAQNKMAASDKAMVSATAVSFTKSAALPAAPCVSSPKFSVATGGLCVRPVGAKTANGGTASILAGTHQPNKPASIVNSTGAVISRSQSSLVEAFNKILNSKNLLPSYKPDLSAPLPPEWGLPLPATGYRCLECGDAFALERSLARHYDRRSLRIEVTCNHCAKRLAFFNKCSLLLHAREHKERGLVMQCSHLVMRPVNMEQMIGQQDTTPIGMLSPSSISCPPPVSSPTSGVPAVSSSSSPLKDTRSPSAAQPRPVRRALQSPQALMPLPCKKGEVLQYHNFKCPECQAQFSGKAELVAHFQQIRATPNSTCTLCSPPMMLPNWCSVSAHQRIHKHRAPHVCPECGGIARQASFQTHLEEACLHFARRIGYRCSSCQVVFGGLNSIKSHIQTAHCEVFHKCPSCPMAFKSAPSAQGHISTQHPTLTGGQAKMIYKCVMCDTVFTQKPLLYMHFDTHLAKQKVHVFKCPDCTKLYAQKGSMMEHIKTAHRGLSVKQEGQSDASAPATAPTNPSPPSPPKSKPSEKTDNSDGEDWGRDQEEEEEGEEEGDEDYEKPENQCSSMEAGSHRGTPSEWSCQQCQKSFTQSDDYISHMKTEHGKAMKKFLCRVCESSFCTSSSLRRHVRVIHEGNKRVFHCQYCTEGKRTFSSRLILEKHIQVHHHGVRSTDGQGPQTRKRSAPGKGPGSSSEADGEGGPPGDEEGGGTDSGEATEEGGEEGCSPVKRTRASAPPEADNVFHCVPCGFATEDATEFQRHIPQHRADAASFQCLQCGVCFASAGSLGRHRFITHRVRDPQGESDRRPPRTPSSPDGSPPSPLEGEDGKGSMSCRVCRRRFNRASDLNTHLRTHGMAFITAHKTDKPQ, encoded by the exons ATGGGGGACATGAAGACCCCAGATTTCGATGACCTGTTGGCAGCGTTTGACATTCCCGACATTGAGGCCATCCAGTCTGCTCCTGATGAGGCTGAGGGCCCACACGGGCCAGGCGGTGCTCCTCTGGGAAAGCCAGACGGTGGGGTTGGTGTAGGACCGTCTCTGAGACCACCTAGCCCCCCAGACCCCCAAGCTGACACCCCTATTGTCAGCGTTATTGTAAAGAACCGTGTGCGACACGACACCATCGACGGAGGGGATGGGGACACACACCAGGACACTATGGACGGCATTGCTGGGGTCGCTGTGGGTCCACGGCTCGGTGCCTGTACCCCAGGCATGGCGGAATCTGAACCACTCAACCACAATGGGTTTGGGGTCTCTGGTGTGACCCCGCCCCTAACCCAGGCTCATGCCCAATCTAATGGGGAGCCGTGGTCCGTGTGTAAACCCAAAACAGCTTCAGAGGGTGGAGGATGCGGTGCTGGATCAACTAAATCTGCCAAGCAGGTTGGCAATATATTCAACAGACTGAAGCCTCTCATGGTGCAGGGGTCAGGAGACCCTGTAGGGAAGGCGAGAAAGATGCAGCTTCTACAGCAGCAGCactaccagcagcagcagcatacaCAGCAAGAGACGGGccaaggaggaggagatgaggacaaAGCATCGttatcctcctcttcatctgtcgaGTCTGCTCTTCTTGTCCCAGCAGTGTCAGTTGGactgtcctctcctttcttcccgcCTTCCAAGCCTCTGCTCCTGTCTCCGTCATCAGCCCTCTCTTCACACCCGCTGCACTCATCTCAGCCGTTTAACGGGGCACCTAAAGCCGGCCCGGCATTATTTAGTCCCCGAGACTCAGAGGAGGATGATTCCGATCCGGACCTAGGGCCCCCGCTGCTGATCCAGGAACCCCCTGACTCCCCCTCCCGCACCCCTCCCAAACTGGCACGTCGTTTTAGATCCCCTGCTGCCATCTCTGACTCCACCCATCCCATGGCCTCTTCGGCAGCTCACCCCAAACCAGGGGACACTCCCTCGGGCACTATCGTGACCTCAACTCCCCAGTCAGGCTCCACCAAGAGTCCACCACAGGAAGACAAACACCCAGAGCATGTTATAGAAGAGCGGGACTCGCCTGAAAGTCCTGAGCCAGAGATACCCAAATCGGCAGCACCAGTAACTGCCAAGAGGTGCTCCAGCCCTGCAGTAGCCTCCACACCGCCCCCCTCAGACCTTCAGGAGcctaaggaggaggaggagatggagttgGGGAATGGAATAGAGAAGGCTATTATGGATGGCAAGGCAGATTTTGGAAAGGAAGAGGGTgcaagaacaggagaggagaaaatggagATGGATGATGGCAAGTCTAAACCTCCAACCACCGAAGGTAGCACCTCAATTCCAGGAGGGCCTGCGGCTCCTGCCAGGCCCCTCAAAGTGCGGATAAAGACCATCAAAACCTCCACTGGTGGAATCACCAGAACTGTTACCAGGGTCGCACCCAAAGCAGGTGCTGCCGGAGCCAAGGGTTTGGACCCCAGCAAGGCTCATCAAGGGGGTCGCAAGGCCCCAGCCAACAGGTCCCGGAAGCCTGACACTCCCTCTGGTCGTATGGTAGCCTCCCAGACGCAGAAAGTAAAGAGCCTCAACACACTACCTGTGTCTACACTAGCAGCCAGTAGCGCTATGCTAGTTGCTGCAACCAAGGCTCAGAACAAGATGGCTGCCTCAGACAAAGCCATGGTATCTGCCACTGCTGTTAGCTTCACTAAATCTGCCGCCCTGCCTGCCgctccctgtgtctcctctcctaaGTTCTCAGTAGCCACTGGTGGGCTGTGTGTACGTCCTGTCGGTGCTAAAACAGCTAACGGAGGCACCGCCAGCATCCTAGCCGGCACTCACCAGCCAAACAAGCCTGCCTCCATCGTGAACAGTACGGGTGCCGTCATCTCCCGCAGTCAGTCTAGCCTGGTGGAGGCCTTCAACAAGATCCTCAACAGCAAGAACCTGCTGCCCAGTTATAAACCCGACCTTTCAGCTCCTCTGCCCCCAGAGTGGGGGCTTCCTCTGCCTGCCACGGGTTACCGCTGTCTGGAATGTGGCGACGCCTTCGCCCTGGAGCGCAGCCTGGCCCGTCACTACGACAGGCGCTCGCTGCGCATCGAAGTGACCTGCAATCACTGTGCCAAACGGCTGGCCTTCTTTAACAAGTGCAGCCTGCTGCTCCACGCCAGGGAGCATAAAGAACGCGGGCTGGTCATGCAGTGCTCTCACCTTGTCATGAGGCCCGTCAACATGGAGCAGATGATTGGCCAGCAGGACACCACACCCATCG GCATGCTCTCCCCTTCTTCAATCTCCtgtcctcccccagtctcctccCCCACGTCCGGAGTCCCCGCCGTATCGTCCAGCTCCAGCCCACTGAAGGACACACGGTCTCCCTCCGCCGCACAGCCGAGACCAGTCCGCCGCGCGCTCCAGAGCCCCCAGGCACTGATGCCCCTCCCCTGCAAGAAGGGCGAGGTGCTGCAGTACCACAACTTCAAGTGTCCCGAGTGCCAGGCCCAGTTCTCTGGCAAGGCCGAGCTGGTCGCCCACTTCCAGCAGATCAGAGCTACCCCCAACTCG ACCTGTACCCTGTGTTCCCCTCCCATGATGCTGCCTAACTGGTGCAGTGTGTCGGCTCACCAGAGGATTCATAAGCACCGGGCACCCCACGTCTGTCCAGAGTGTGGGGGCATTGCCCGGCAAGCCAGCTTCCAGACCCACCTGGAGGAGGCCTGTCTGCACTTCGCCCGCCGCATCGGATACAG GTGCTCCAGTTGCCAGGTGGTCTTCGGGGGTCTGAACTCCATCAAGTCCCACATCCAGACGGCCCACTGCGAGGTGTTCCACAAGTGCCCCAGCTGCCCCATGGCCTTCAAGTCTGCCCCTAGTGCACAGGGACACATCAGCACCCAGCACCCTACCCTCACCGGGGGACAGGCTAA AATGATCTACAAGTGTGTGATGTGCGATACAGTTTTTACCCAGAAACCGTTACTGTACATGCATTTCGACACCCACCTGGCCAAGCAGAAAGTGCATGTGTTCAAGTGTCCTGACTGCACCAAACTCTACGCGCAGAAAGGTTCCATGATGGAACACATAAAG ACTGCTCACAGAGGACTGTCAGTCAAACAGGAGGGACAATCCGATGCCTCCGCACCTGCCACAGCCCCCACCAACCcctcccccccatccccccccaAATCTAAGCCCTCTGAAAAAACAGACAACTCAGATGGAGAGGACTGGGGCCGAgaccaagaagaagaggaggaaggagaagaagagggggatgaggactATGAGAAACCTGAGAATCAGTGTAGTTCTATGGAGGCAGGCAGCCATCGTGGGACCCCCTCAGAATGGAGCTGCCAGCAATGTCAGAAGAGCTTCACACAGAGCGACGACTACATCTCTCACATGAAAACAGAGCATGGAAAG GCTATGAAGAAGTTCCTGTGTCGTGTGTGTGAGAGCTCCTTCTGCACCTCTTCCAGCCTGCGGCGCCATGTACGCGTCATCCACGAGGGGAACAAGAGAGTCTTCCACTGCCA ATATTGCACTGAGGGCAAGCGGACCTTCAGCAGTCGGCTAATACTGGAGAAGCATATCCAGGTCCATCATCACGGGGTCAGATCCACTGATGGACAG GGCCCTCAGACCAGGAAGCGTTCAGCACCGGGTAAGGGGCCAGGCAGCTCGTCTGAAGCTGACGGGGAGGGGGGGCCACCAGGGGACGAGGAAGGGGGTGGCACGGACAGCGGAGAGGCCACAGAGGAGGGGGGCGAGGAGGGCTGCAGTCCCGTGAAGAGAACTCGCGCGTCAGCACCTCCCGAGGCCGACAACGTGTTCCACTGCGTGCCGTGCGGCTTCGCCACAGAGGACGCCACCGAGTTCCAGCGCCACATCCCGCAGCATCGCGCCGATGCTGCCTCCTTCCAGTGCCTGCAGTGTGGCGTGTGCTTCGCCTCGGCCGGCTCCCTGGGACGCCACCGTTTCATCACCCACCGCGTGAGAGACCCCCAGGGGGAGTCCGATCGCAGGCCGCCTCGCACCCCTTCTTCCCCAGATGGCTCACCACCCTCCCCCCTGGAGGGAGAGGACGGAAAGGGGAGTATGAGCTGCAGGGTGTGCAGGCGGCGCTTCAACAGGGCCTCTGACCTTAACACCCACTTGAGGACCCACGGCATGGCCTTCATCACCGCCCACAAGACAGACAAGCCCCAGTAG
- the LOC109907710 gene encoding zinc finger protein 687b-like isoform X2, producing the protein MGDMKTPDFDDLLAAFDIPDIEAIQSAPDEAEGPHGPGGAPLGKPDGGVGVGPSLRPPSPPDPQADTPIVSVIVKNRVRHDTIDGGDGDTHQDTMDGIAGVAVGPRLGACTPGMAESEPLNHNGFGVSGVTPPLTQAHAQSNGEPWSVCKPKTASEGGGCGAGSTKSAKQVGNIFNRLKPLMVQGSGDPVGKARKMQLLQQQHYQQQQHTQQETGQGGGDEDKASLSSSSSVESALLVPAVSVGLSSPFFPPSKPLLLSPSSALSSHPLHSSQPFNGAPKAGPALFSPRDSEEDDSDPDLGPPLLIQEPPDSPSRTPPKLARRFRSPAAISDSTHPMASSAAHPKPGDTPSGTIVTSTPQSGSTKSPPQEDKHPEHVIEERDSPESPEPEIPKSAAPVTAKRCSSPAVASTPPPSDLQEPKEEEEMELGNGIEKAIMDGKADFGKEEGARTGEEKMEMDDGKSKPPTTEGSTSIPGGPAAPARPLKVRIKTIKTSTGGITRTVTRVAPKAGAAGAKGLDPSKAHQGGRKAPANRSRKPDTPSGRMVASQTQKVKSLNTLPVSTLAASSAMLVAATKAQNKMAASDKAMVSATAVSFTKSAALPAAPCVSSPKFSVATGGLCVRPVGAKTANGGTASILAGTHQPNKPASIVNSTGAVISRSQSSLVEAFNKILNSKNLLPSYKPDLSAPLPPEWGLPLPATGYRCLECGDAFALERSLARHYDRRSLRIEVTCNHCAKRLAFFNKCSLLLHAREHKERGLVMQCSHLVMRPVNMEQMIGQQDTTPIVSSPTSGVPAVSSSSSPLKDTRSPSAAQPRPVRRALQSPQALMPLPCKKGEVLQYHNFKCPECQAQFSGKAELVAHFQQIRATPNSTCTLCSPPMMLPNWCSVSAHQRIHKHRAPHVCPECGGIARQASFQTHLEEACLHFARRIGYRCSSCQVVFGGLNSIKSHIQTAHCEVFHKCPSCPMAFKSAPSAQGHISTQHPTLTGGQAKMIYKCVMCDTVFTQKPLLYMHFDTHLAKQKVHVFKCPDCTKLYAQKGSMMEHIKTAHRGLSVKQEGQSDASAPATAPTNPSPPSPPKSKPSEKTDNSDGEDWGRDQEEEEEGEEEGDEDYEKPENQCSSMEAGSHRGTPSEWSCQQCQKSFTQSDDYISHMKTEHGKAMKKFLCRVCESSFCTSSSLRRHVRVIHEGNKRVFHCQYCTEGKRTFSSRLILEKHIQVHHHGVRSTDGQGPQTRKRSAPGKGPGSSSEADGEGGPPGDEEGGGTDSGEATEEGGEEGCSPVKRTRASAPPEADNVFHCVPCGFATEDATEFQRHIPQHRADAASFQCLQCGVCFASAGSLGRHRFITHRVRDPQGESDRRPPRTPSSPDGSPPSPLEGEDGKGSMSCRVCRRRFNRASDLNTHLRTHGMAFITAHKTDKPQ; encoded by the exons ATGGGGGACATGAAGACCCCAGATTTCGATGACCTGTTGGCAGCGTTTGACATTCCCGACATTGAGGCCATCCAGTCTGCTCCTGATGAGGCTGAGGGCCCACACGGGCCAGGCGGTGCTCCTCTGGGAAAGCCAGACGGTGGGGTTGGTGTAGGACCGTCTCTGAGACCACCTAGCCCCCCAGACCCCCAAGCTGACACCCCTATTGTCAGCGTTATTGTAAAGAACCGTGTGCGACACGACACCATCGACGGAGGGGATGGGGACACACACCAGGACACTATGGACGGCATTGCTGGGGTCGCTGTGGGTCCACGGCTCGGTGCCTGTACCCCAGGCATGGCGGAATCTGAACCACTCAACCACAATGGGTTTGGGGTCTCTGGTGTGACCCCGCCCCTAACCCAGGCTCATGCCCAATCTAATGGGGAGCCGTGGTCCGTGTGTAAACCCAAAACAGCTTCAGAGGGTGGAGGATGCGGTGCTGGATCAACTAAATCTGCCAAGCAGGTTGGCAATATATTCAACAGACTGAAGCCTCTCATGGTGCAGGGGTCAGGAGACCCTGTAGGGAAGGCGAGAAAGATGCAGCTTCTACAGCAGCAGCactaccagcagcagcagcatacaCAGCAAGAGACGGGccaaggaggaggagatgaggacaaAGCATCGttatcctcctcttcatctgtcgaGTCTGCTCTTCTTGTCCCAGCAGTGTCAGTTGGactgtcctctcctttcttcccgcCTTCCAAGCCTCTGCTCCTGTCTCCGTCATCAGCCCTCTCTTCACACCCGCTGCACTCATCTCAGCCGTTTAACGGGGCACCTAAAGCCGGCCCGGCATTATTTAGTCCCCGAGACTCAGAGGAGGATGATTCCGATCCGGACCTAGGGCCCCCGCTGCTGATCCAGGAACCCCCTGACTCCCCCTCCCGCACCCCTCCCAAACTGGCACGTCGTTTTAGATCCCCTGCTGCCATCTCTGACTCCACCCATCCCATGGCCTCTTCGGCAGCTCACCCCAAACCAGGGGACACTCCCTCGGGCACTATCGTGACCTCAACTCCCCAGTCAGGCTCCACCAAGAGTCCACCACAGGAAGACAAACACCCAGAGCATGTTATAGAAGAGCGGGACTCGCCTGAAAGTCCTGAGCCAGAGATACCCAAATCGGCAGCACCAGTAACTGCCAAGAGGTGCTCCAGCCCTGCAGTAGCCTCCACACCGCCCCCCTCAGACCTTCAGGAGcctaaggaggaggaggagatggagttgGGGAATGGAATAGAGAAGGCTATTATGGATGGCAAGGCAGATTTTGGAAAGGAAGAGGGTgcaagaacaggagaggagaaaatggagATGGATGATGGCAAGTCTAAACCTCCAACCACCGAAGGTAGCACCTCAATTCCAGGAGGGCCTGCGGCTCCTGCCAGGCCCCTCAAAGTGCGGATAAAGACCATCAAAACCTCCACTGGTGGAATCACCAGAACTGTTACCAGGGTCGCACCCAAAGCAGGTGCTGCCGGAGCCAAGGGTTTGGACCCCAGCAAGGCTCATCAAGGGGGTCGCAAGGCCCCAGCCAACAGGTCCCGGAAGCCTGACACTCCCTCTGGTCGTATGGTAGCCTCCCAGACGCAGAAAGTAAAGAGCCTCAACACACTACCTGTGTCTACACTAGCAGCCAGTAGCGCTATGCTAGTTGCTGCAACCAAGGCTCAGAACAAGATGGCTGCCTCAGACAAAGCCATGGTATCTGCCACTGCTGTTAGCTTCACTAAATCTGCCGCCCTGCCTGCCgctccctgtgtctcctctcctaaGTTCTCAGTAGCCACTGGTGGGCTGTGTGTACGTCCTGTCGGTGCTAAAACAGCTAACGGAGGCACCGCCAGCATCCTAGCCGGCACTCACCAGCCAAACAAGCCTGCCTCCATCGTGAACAGTACGGGTGCCGTCATCTCCCGCAGTCAGTCTAGCCTGGTGGAGGCCTTCAACAAGATCCTCAACAGCAAGAACCTGCTGCCCAGTTATAAACCCGACCTTTCAGCTCCTCTGCCCCCAGAGTGGGGGCTTCCTCTGCCTGCCACGGGTTACCGCTGTCTGGAATGTGGCGACGCCTTCGCCCTGGAGCGCAGCCTGGCCCGTCACTACGACAGGCGCTCGCTGCGCATCGAAGTGACCTGCAATCACTGTGCCAAACGGCTGGCCTTCTTTAACAAGTGCAGCCTGCTGCTCCACGCCAGGGAGCATAAAGAACGCGGGCTGGTCATGCAGTGCTCTCACCTTGTCATGAGGCCCGTCAACATGGAGCAGATGATTGGCCAGCAGGACACCACACCCATCG tctcctccCCCACGTCCGGAGTCCCCGCCGTATCGTCCAGCTCCAGCCCACTGAAGGACACACGGTCTCCCTCCGCCGCACAGCCGAGACCAGTCCGCCGCGCGCTCCAGAGCCCCCAGGCACTGATGCCCCTCCCCTGCAAGAAGGGCGAGGTGCTGCAGTACCACAACTTCAAGTGTCCCGAGTGCCAGGCCCAGTTCTCTGGCAAGGCCGAGCTGGTCGCCCACTTCCAGCAGATCAGAGCTACCCCCAACTCG ACCTGTACCCTGTGTTCCCCTCCCATGATGCTGCCTAACTGGTGCAGTGTGTCGGCTCACCAGAGGATTCATAAGCACCGGGCACCCCACGTCTGTCCAGAGTGTGGGGGCATTGCCCGGCAAGCCAGCTTCCAGACCCACCTGGAGGAGGCCTGTCTGCACTTCGCCCGCCGCATCGGATACAG GTGCTCCAGTTGCCAGGTGGTCTTCGGGGGTCTGAACTCCATCAAGTCCCACATCCAGACGGCCCACTGCGAGGTGTTCCACAAGTGCCCCAGCTGCCCCATGGCCTTCAAGTCTGCCCCTAGTGCACAGGGACACATCAGCACCCAGCACCCTACCCTCACCGGGGGACAGGCTAA AATGATCTACAAGTGTGTGATGTGCGATACAGTTTTTACCCAGAAACCGTTACTGTACATGCATTTCGACACCCACCTGGCCAAGCAGAAAGTGCATGTGTTCAAGTGTCCTGACTGCACCAAACTCTACGCGCAGAAAGGTTCCATGATGGAACACATAAAG ACTGCTCACAGAGGACTGTCAGTCAAACAGGAGGGACAATCCGATGCCTCCGCACCTGCCACAGCCCCCACCAACCcctcccccccatccccccccaAATCTAAGCCCTCTGAAAAAACAGACAACTCAGATGGAGAGGACTGGGGCCGAgaccaagaagaagaggaggaaggagaagaagagggggatgaggactATGAGAAACCTGAGAATCAGTGTAGTTCTATGGAGGCAGGCAGCCATCGTGGGACCCCCTCAGAATGGAGCTGCCAGCAATGTCAGAAGAGCTTCACACAGAGCGACGACTACATCTCTCACATGAAAACAGAGCATGGAAAG GCTATGAAGAAGTTCCTGTGTCGTGTGTGTGAGAGCTCCTTCTGCACCTCTTCCAGCCTGCGGCGCCATGTACGCGTCATCCACGAGGGGAACAAGAGAGTCTTCCACTGCCA ATATTGCACTGAGGGCAAGCGGACCTTCAGCAGTCGGCTAATACTGGAGAAGCATATCCAGGTCCATCATCACGGGGTCAGATCCACTGATGGACAG GGCCCTCAGACCAGGAAGCGTTCAGCACCGGGTAAGGGGCCAGGCAGCTCGTCTGAAGCTGACGGGGAGGGGGGGCCACCAGGGGACGAGGAAGGGGGTGGCACGGACAGCGGAGAGGCCACAGAGGAGGGGGGCGAGGAGGGCTGCAGTCCCGTGAAGAGAACTCGCGCGTCAGCACCTCCCGAGGCCGACAACGTGTTCCACTGCGTGCCGTGCGGCTTCGCCACAGAGGACGCCACCGAGTTCCAGCGCCACATCCCGCAGCATCGCGCCGATGCTGCCTCCTTCCAGTGCCTGCAGTGTGGCGTGTGCTTCGCCTCGGCCGGCTCCCTGGGACGCCACCGTTTCATCACCCACCGCGTGAGAGACCCCCAGGGGGAGTCCGATCGCAGGCCGCCTCGCACCCCTTCTTCCCCAGATGGCTCACCACCCTCCCCCCTGGAGGGAGAGGACGGAAAGGGGAGTATGAGCTGCAGGGTGTGCAGGCGGCGCTTCAACAGGGCCTCTGACCTTAACACCCACTTGAGGACCCACGGCATGGCCTTCATCACCGCCCACAAGACAGACAAGCCCCAGTAG